The genomic interval agtgccatacgatcgattttaaaaaataaaaatttttggccaaaatttgagatttttccaaggggtaccccttacgattttttcaaattttggccaaaaatttttatttttcaaaatcgatcgtatgacacttttcttatgtattttgacctcaggaacacgaatccgttgtccaaattgagctacgattttttcccttcgagatatcctcaaatttatgccaaaaaatgtgaaaaaatagggataactcggtcatttttgcagatagatcaatttttcttccggattcagattcctgagctcaaattacattaatatagaccaaaaaatcaattttttatttttgaccccaaaaaggtgaaaattggcgattactcggtcaattttagagatagatcaatttttcttccagattcagatttctgaggtcaaaatacgtaagaaaagtgccatacgatcaattttgaaaatactttattcttggcccaaaaattagcttgtgaattcggattcttgagatCAAACTTCGTGAGAATAAACTAAAATAAGATATTtggatttttcatccgaaaatCGAAGCAAATCAAAAACTACAACCTTCAAAAAATTGCCATTACACGACGCGAGATGCGCGTACAACGCTAGTTATCAATAAGTAAACTATACATACCCTGAGAAAAGTTTGACAGTGTCCGTAATTCGTGTTGTTGAGATAAGTGTCGGCGCAGGTAGCCATGGCCAGTAACATCGGATAACCAGAAGCTGCTTGATTGCTAGCTCTGAAGAAACATCCGTAGCAGGCATCTTTTCTTACGTTGTCGTCTAGCTGCGATTCGTTGCACAATTGATTCAACAACTGGACCGTGCGAAGGCTGACGTAGTCGCAGTAGGAAGAACgaccgagaaaaagaaacgaacgaacaataATATGTATGGGAGAAATGTCGTAGTTACGGAATCGCTCTCTGCGGACGCGAAGGTGCGGCAGTGATcggaatttcgtttcgttttttttttttttttttataaaaagttTAATGAATTTGATAGCCCTCCTACTTTGCATACGGACCCCAGCTAGGCCCGAAAACTTTCGCCAAAGCTTCCTGGACGAATGGCCCGGAGCTGTTTGCTCGTTGAATACCGATTAACACGAGAACCAACGCTTTGATCACTTTCATCGTTAATTCCTTTCCGCAAAATGCACTCATGAGAGTGAATATATCCGTTTTATACCAGCCGGGAGAGCCCTCGGGGATTTTCAGGGCCGTAACATTCATTTATCTTTTGGGTTATTCGCCCATTAAACTCGGACAAGTTTTATACCGTACCGTTGAAATGATCGTTTTTGAAAAGCGTAATGTCTCAACGTGTAACGTGTCCTTTATTTTCGCCATGCGAAAAACACCCAATTCTCCTCGTGTATTTTTCCAACGACCGGCGCATGTATGCTATAAATTCAAAACTCCGCTTCTACTTtgtcgatcaatttcattcgcCTGATCGGAAAACGAAAAGTCGGAATAGAATAGAGTGCTGGGAGTTTTAAGGTGAAAAGTATGATCGTAGAGTTTGACAAATTTTCGCGAGTTTTCTAACCGCTAGAGACAGCTCTGCGGTCGTAAAATCTCGTGACAATCTGTAACAATGCTTGCACTTCCCACGTCCGCACCACTGACCtgacaaatataaatattacgcATTGTTCGCTCAGGAGGTAGGAAATGTCAGCGCGTtaattgtcattgtcatttgCCTACAAGCGAACTACATGAACGAGGCCCGTGTGAACCCATCGGGATTCGTCGCTGTACACGTTGCAGCCTTTGAATATGAAATCCGTACGATACCGTTGTAATTGATATAACATTGAACTGTATATTCTGCTTTCTGCGTGCGGCACGTggttgtttttaatttttataatatacgttcgtCATTCGTTACCCACTTCTCTTTACGTATCGAATAACGAACGGACCAGCAACGACGGGCAGATACGCTTGTTGGATTCATTCGATTATGTGTTAAACTCCTACCATAACCGATTGATTTTATCGTTCAGAAAACTCTTCTATCCCATCGTTGCGGTAAAttgttttatcgattttccaaTAAGTGTGCGAGCGGAATTGCATACGTGGGACTTTATAGTGTATATCTTCGAATGGACGAATGATTTCCTCTTGTTGCTAGCAGAAAATCTCTGTGTCTTATGGTTCTGTTATCGTAAATCGTTTGTACGATGTTAAATTGCGCAATCTATGGAAAGTCTGTTATTTACCTAGCGCTTCGATGATAACTTACAGCGAAGGGTCTTGAGGGTTCCGTTTATTCAAGTACCGCCAATAAATAGCGCAGATATCGGTGCACGAGGCTATTGTTACAACACGGATGCGGGAATTCCCGCACATGCGGGAAATATTTCGTACACCGCGTTACGTACATGAAATAAAAGCCAAGCCGAAAGTACGCAGGGGTTGAAACCGTGACGCACGAGGGAAGGATTCAGACAATTATTACCAACGGTCGTACAGTAAATCGCGCTATACTATTACACTATTTATTTTTGACGTTCTTACCAgacattattattacacccgGTGCGTATACCGTTCACCATCGAAATTCATTGTCCGTCACAATTGCGCCGTTATTCACGTGCCAATGGCTGTTATTTTCCGAAACCACCGATCGTTACTTTAGTTTTCTTGGAACTACGTTCAAAAGTTCGCCTCCTATTCCAGATATTGCTTTTCGTTATAGACATTTGATTAGAAAAGTGAAGGAATTTTCAAGAAAAGGGATTTCTCCTTCGATCCAGCCGAGAGGGGACGAAAAAattgtctttgttttttcgagAGTGGAGCGAAAGTTGCAAAGCTTCTGCAAT from Athalia rosae chromosome 1, iyAthRosa1.1, whole genome shotgun sequence carries:
- the LOC105690759 gene encoding uncharacterized protein LOC105690759 isoform X3, with the translated sequence MNVTALKIPEGSPGWYKTDIFTLMSAFCGKELTMKVIKALVLVLIGIQRANSSGPFVQEALAKVFGPSWGPYANLRTVQLLNQLCNESQLDDNVRKDACYGCFFRASNQAASGYPMLLAMATCADTYLNNTNYGHCQTFLRIRRCVGEAVSMFPSPFNCTLTQLSQVFVNATACVLAKTRCSYTNPVTGAVSEGPLANKLNIVSVNALQVNSDYDLNIIRVPFMHSVKGDECGKFRNIDQASWPSAECS
- the LOC105690759 gene encoding uncharacterized protein LOC105690759 isoform X1, whose protein sequence is MNVTALKIPEGSPGWYKTDIFTLMSAFCGKELTMKVIKALVLVLIGIQRANSSGPFVQEALAKVFGPSWGPYANLRTVQLLNQLCNESQLDDNVRKDACYGCFFRASNQAASGYPMLLAMATCADTYLNNTNYGHCQTFLRNATNSISTRTSPGIIYCSFLECIRQVNKDMLIRRCVGEAVSMFPSPFNCTLTQLSQVFVNATACVLAKTRCSYTNPVTGAVSEGPLANKLNIVSVNALQVNSDYDLNIIRVPFMHSVKGDECGKFRNIDQASWPSAECS
- the LOC105690759 gene encoding uncharacterized protein LOC105690759 isoform X2; its protein translation is MNVTALKIPEGSPGWYKTDIFTLMSAFCGKELTMKVIKALVLVLIGIQRANSSGPFVQEALAKVFGPSWGPYANLRTVQLLNQLCNESQLDDNVRKDACYGCFFRASNQAASGYPMLLAMATCADTYLNNTNYGHCQTFLRNATNSISTRTSPGIIYCSFLECIRQVNKDMLDANKVGPTQIDPRRLGDRRSSLKKVSTSSNNEHSSSSSFASFHFRVRDLSQPTRNSICVILKKGVRGSTVRPGAEPLDPR